The following is a genomic window from Pseudochaenichthys georgianus chromosome 9, fPseGeo1.2, whole genome shotgun sequence.
gggccccgcacggctcggcacgcttaaagcgagctacccgctgcagtggaaacacgCCATTATATTTTTCACACTTTGGTACCTTAAGGAACGTGTCCTTGTTTTTCTTAATCCACTGTTTTCGTTGATGAAGGGTGTGGCAGTACATGTACAGCAGAGCTCCACGTCTCCAATAGAGGCATTCTAACAGCTCTAGGCCCAACACAGACTGCACCTATAAACCAAAAAAACATCAATAGTAGTGTTAGACAATGTCATGCAAGTcaatctgggaaagtgtattttGCAAAACTATAAACCTAAGACAACATTACAGTCCAACTAATACATCTCTTAATATATTTCTTACTGGGAATACAAAACATGTACAGAACATGCATACAAAATCCTtatgagatatatatatatatatatatatatatatacacacttctTGCGCTGGTGCTAGCCTCCCCGCCAAAACCTCTGGCTCAGTCAGGTCTTGCAGCAGCTGCTGGATTTTAAATGGTGAACAGTCCTCAGGGAACTCCTGGTCAACCAGCTTATTCTCTTCATAAAATGTGATGTCAAGGATCACCTTAaagatgaaaaacaaacaaatccaCACCAGACATTGAATACAACGTGTAAGAAAACATGGAACATTTTAAAGATAACAAAAATCTGTAAAAATAATCTGATATAATTAGCTCACTCCTCTCACTTAATGTCATTACTGAGTTCTTCCTAAATATCAAGGTCAAATTAGGGATAAAACATATAATACTAACCAGGGAGAGGTAGGCACCGCGTACAATCCCCAAAACTCTTTTAAAGCCCCTTTTCAAAAGCAATTGTGTGCTCTGAGTAtcatccagtgtttcccctatattCACTGCTGCcgattttttttatacattaaAATACTAATATGTGGTGCTCGCGTCAttgccacggaggagcacacaacCTGTGAGCCagcgagagagcacacctttatctatttaatatagttgtaaaaaataaagtaagaaattcttccaatgtgtactataggaaagtaaaaaaaaaaaacagtttaaaaggggagtgattagtaaaatatgcataaagaaaaagacagaatgctaactaggtaacataagataagaataaacaagttcaaatgatttgttattggttgtgatcatattctaaagatgtttggattattgaaaagtatacagctctctttcatctgagtgttgagagctgtaaccataaattcatgttgtgctcaaagtgcaccagattgatgcttttaacttcaacatttaaaaacaaatcttcctgggggtgcatgccccggacccctctaggggatgtgaggtccaccccgaaataaagcaggttaacatAATTTaaatgcatacattttattttgattgtttgttatgtgtagtatttgtgttgtatttaattccctgtatgttcaataaaggtgaTTTAGCAAAATACACCTGTAGAGCcacaagagcctttcttgtgctggtAGACACAAAGAAACATATTGGCGGGGCGCACTTCGCAAGCACAAAAAAATTCCATGCACTCCACACTCACATTTTGCTTGTCCCGCGTGCCTTTGCACCGCTGCTATtactccatcctaggggaaacactgtcaTCCCTAACATCTAGTTAGTTTACTTCTCTGAAATAATGAGAATTCCTTAGGAACTAGTTGTTTGAGTACATTCATGTTGATAATACAAAATTAGCGGCCTTTGTTTGACATTTACAGTATAGGGGCAAAAGGGTAAATAACTCTTTAATCCCAATCTCAGCATGATTTTTCCATTTTATATAAATCAGCACGCTCAAACCTGTCCCAAAAAAAAGTATGACGATTTGAATGTAGGGACATTTAATTGGCATTTTGCCCCGTTCTCTGACTAGTCTTACCAACTAGATGATTCAATTAAAAACGTTCCGGAAAATTAACCACTAATGTAAACATCATTAATTGCAGTTTTAGACGTTCAAATAAGTGTAATACAATGAGGTACCTGTGTGTAATCCTGAAGCACCTTGGAAAGGTTGCTACTCTCCCCTCCTTGCCTGTAATAGCTTTTCAACTTGTCTAGTATGGCAGACGCATTCTGTAAATAGTCATCATCTATGGAAGAACGATATGTCAACATGTTACCATTTACATATCTGAACTCAAGCCCAGTTTCCCCCAActtaacacatttcagtattGTTTTATAGAAATGGCACGGTTAGGTTACACATGTTTGTGACAGAAGTGGAACACGTTTTAACGGTACAAGAATATGCCTATGCGACAGCATTCAAGAGTTTGACACGGTTTAAATGTAATTGCCAATATAAAACGGTAGATTTCaacataaaaataataacaCCAATGCTTTGAAAGTCAAGTATCAGCTGAAGTTATTTAGCTATAACGCAGCAGCGTGTTTTTGTCCAGCTAAACGTTTGTCAACAATACGCattttagctaacgttagccaacttACGCTAACCGTTACATCGAACACGCAGGTATTCAAATTCAACCATCGTCATGTATTACACTTTACTCAAAGGTAACACAAATGACACGTTACCACCTGTTAGTTAACGGCATGGTGTGTATTATTTCACAATATGAAACATGTCATCAGAAAACAGCTGTTGTTATCGTTACAGGCTATGCTAGGTAACGTTAGCTAGCTTGCTAGTTGGCTGATACACTGATCAAGAATTTTAGCCACGCACACGATGTGCCAAGACTGGCCACAATACAGAAAATAAACACAAAGTCTCATCGATACCTTGCTTTTCAGCTCTGAGACTGGAACACTTGATGTCTAACTCAAATATCCTTCTCTCCAACTCGAAACCTTGTCGCCTGTAGTCGTCGGCCATGACTAAAGAGTGTGCGTCACGTGAGCAAGGGATTACTCACGTGCTCATAGACGGTCTCGTCTGTTTCCAATACATTAGTGTTTCTGGGTAACCAACAATGCGTACCGCGTAATCATCgccatttttaaatgtattacttGATGCGTGTTGAAATAACAGGAAAGTGATATAATCTTGCCGTCCTAGTAATATTAGTGGTGGTGAAAGGGTTACATGTAAATGAGTTTGCCAAGCCTCTCTGTATCTTCCAGCCCACTTGTCCAGCCCAATCACTGAGGCAGCAGCTAATGTCATCGTGAGCCTATGGTGTAAACTAGCACTGCTGATAGACACTGTGTGCGACCTTTCAGGCTACATCATCTGTCTTCCACCGGCTGGAGCTCTCACTCCTCGACTCATCGCCCGTGTGTAACTCCAAAACATGGCGGCCCTCAAAGCTTTGTGCAGAGCGGATCATTTATTCTTCAAAAACCTCTCAGGTCCCTGCAGAACCAGATTACATTTCGATAATCTCCAATTAAGCAAGGTTGGTATTTAACGGATACGGTAATTGGTTGTAGAAAAAAACAAGGTGGAAATGAGATTGTTGCAAATGCCTGAGCAAGATTACAAGGTCACAATATTGTGAATATTTCATTTCCTTATTCGTCCGACATTTCGGATCAAACTGAATAGAGTAATTTGAATCCTGTCCGtatatattaatgttaattttgtttatttgttttgtttatttactcTTCGAATAGATCGTGAACTAACCTCAAACTGCGTAATTGCGGGGATTTTCGTTAACAGTTTGCAACCACGTTACAAATAGAATTATAATCCAGCGATGCAcaatttgcatttgttttggGTCAGTGATTTAAACACATTATAAAGATAAATCAAACCCGCAGCTTTacatgcaacatatataataaagcaGCCTAATAccaatgtgcgtgtgtgtgttgtaggtgGAATAATCACACGTGCTTGCACAAAAGACCCCCCCTGCACGCATGCATTTACACAAACTCATTACAATGTTTCCATCATGTTTATTTTATGTCAAAGCCTATAGTCTGTACATTGTAGAAGGTAGTCACCATGTCTATAAATAGTATGGTTTCAGAAATCCACAAATGTCTGAAGTTAGAACTCATGTGGAGACTGAGAGCACATTTAGAAAATGCTCAAGAGTGTTACTTAGTTGATATCGAAGCATGAATCTCCATACCAGTTTTAAACAATCTGGGGGGGCAATAACTGGCTTTATAAATTGATCAATGCCTTTTATTCTTGAATTCATACAGAACATAAATTAAACTAGATAAGTACTTGTTTAAAGTTAACAGTTTGTACAACATTGTTTATATGTTAATTGTGTTTATAGATGAAGGGAATTTATAAATTATGAAGTGACTAAGAATATAACAAGCAGGGTGGAGTCTGACGGAAAGTGTTGTCATTAGTTCAGTATTTAAAGGTTAGACAGAAATTACAAATATTTACCATAACACCAAAGTCATTCTAGTGTATTATAATCTGTATTGAAAAGCAAATCAtggtttttatttattgtagCCACCTTCTGGTGAAACACAACAATATATAATATTTCTTCATTATAAAATTGGTCTTTGTTTGTACCATAGGTCAAAATTGTATAGGTCAGTGTTGACACAAAGAATTTCAAGTTTGAGTCCTTAGCTACAGTATCTGTCCCGTTGGGGTTCGTTGCTGTGGGCTACCCTAAAGCTCAACTCcttttgttgtaggatttatTTCCAGTTTTGCTTATCTTTCCCTTCCTCAACTGAATAAACTGGATTAGCTGCCCTCAGGCTTTGCTCAGTTTTGTTTTAACAAGCTTTCTTCTCAGCAGTAAACTTGTATACAGAATATACAGGTTATGATTATACTAATTGTTAGTGTCTGTTGCTGGTTGTTGAAAAAAAGTTCAAAGCGTATTGTAAAGTTTTCgcatctcttcttcttctttttctacaGACCTGTGGTTGTTACTTCTCTACTTCTAGCCAAATAAGGTCAAAGTTCTACAAAGATTCTTCAGAGGCAGTCAAAGATATCCCAAATGGAGCTACTATTCTTGTCGGAGGTAAAGATAAACAATACTTTCACGAACACACTTTTCATATTGTAGGACACACACCTTAGTGACAGTGCTAGCAAATAGCCTCTGCCTATACTCTGTGTGTGGATGGTATCAACCACACTGCCAGGCAGAGCACACACAAATGCCACTGCTCTTATTTATAGTCAAGTTTTGAGGTGACACTTTTCCATTGTGTCAAAAGCACAAACAGAAGTCTGCCTCACTCAGTATAATATTAGTAACACCCTATACACACATGACTAGAATGACCTGGGGCTTGATCCAAGGTGAACAATGTTATTTCACTTGAGGTATTTTCTGAGTGGTTTGTAATAGCTGTAGAGGTCATTGTTTTTTCTTTTCCAAATATGCCATGTCCCTGATCTAGTCTTTAAGTGCCACCATACCATGTTTATTTCTTAACACTTTTTTCGAATGATTTATTGGTTGCTTGCATTTTTACAATTTGTATTGGTTTTGTATAACCTTCTTTTCATGTGTTTCACACAGGCTTTGGATTGTGTGGTATCCCAGAGAATCTGATCAACAGTTTACTGAAGACCGGAGCTAACGGTCTCACTGCAGTCAGCAACAATGCAGGGTAAGTGCGTGTACAGGAAGGAAGAATGTGGGTACAGTGCATGCATACTTTGCACACACAGGTGCCTGCGTAAACATGTGCTTAAACCATGCAGTGCGTTCCATGGTGGTGCTTGATTTTGAGTATAATTTGACACCATCACAACCATTTCAAAAACCCAACCTGTTTCTGGAGTGAATGGGTTGATAAAGAAGATGTTGCTAATTCGCATTTGTTTGGATTCACATTTGAATCCAGAAAAGTTTGAAGTGTCATTTATGAAGTAATGCATCATTTCTGTTTCAGTTCAAGCTGTGAGTTAATACAGAAGTCTGATTCTTGTTGCTTTCGAATCGTAAATAATATAAAAGGGGTCAACTCTTTAACCAGTTTTTGAGAAAGTCCAAGTTATATTTTGTAGTAATAAAAGTTCACAAAGTCAGAAAGTGggactcctccccctcctccgtcGTGTTTAGCCCTTCACCAATTTAACGTGGAGTCTCGATTGGCCTCAAAAAGGAGTCTGTTGTTCTGTCTCCTTGCAGAGTGCTTTTAAACTCGTATTGTAGCGGTATTGTGACCTTGTTGCCATATCCTCGAACAGGTAGTGTTGACCTGGAGAGATGCCAAGAAGTTTGCTTATGATAAGTTATAATTTATTTGCAGTCACAAGGAAAAGGTGTTGTCGGTCTGTCACTCCTTCAGCAGTCAGGGTAtattgtgtgtgatgtgtgtcgtTGCTCTCAGTGGATTACACCATACTTTCAGTTAGCCCTTCTGGTGCTAGAAAAAAAGCTTCTGACCTGAATAAAGGGCTTATTCTGTCTTGTTACTGTCTTCCTTATAATCCACTATCCTGAGCTAGAGATGTAGGAATATATTCTGACATAACTGGGTTCAGAGCAGAATATTTTACGAGATATCTACATGACGATAATCCCAGGGAAAAAACATCTTTAACTTTTAAAGTAATACAAATTGCAAAAACAAAGAGAGAGCTAATCTTTATGTAACGTTAAATCCCATAAATAAAGTGTTTAATACCAGTTCAGTACAAGACAGGATAAGCTACATCATTAAGACACTGGCCACTGAGCCTTTCACTGATCCTAGACGTTGTTTAGCACAATGTTGAAGTCTCTCTTGCAGACTAGGCAACAGTCTTTGTCTTGTCAGTTGTCACGTTGCAGTCCTTTTTTGTAATTAAATCCCGA
Proteins encoded in this region:
- the rimoc1 gene encoding RAB7A-interacting MON1-CCZ1 complex subunit 1, which encodes MADDYRRQGFELERRIFELDIKCSSLRAEKQDDDYLQNASAILDKLKSYYRQGGESSNLSKVLQDYTQVILDITFYEENKLVDQEFPEDCSPFKIQQLLQDLTEPEVLAGRLAPAQEVQSVLGLELLECLYWRRGALLYMYCHTLHQRKQWIKKNKDTFLKCIQEGVRYLMRMLQVRNSVKLNDGVVLHDTATANFLSEGIFSDTHLLTMMYIGEMCFWAVKYEDCSAETMDRKDDRLQFRDIGTQILNKYVLACEGPLQGQGWNTENAKEILSILQ